A window of Neorhizobium galegae bv. orientalis str. HAMBI 540 genomic DNA:
CTTCCGCCGCCTGTTCGACGGTGCGATAACCCGAATGGCCGTTCATGTCGGTCTTTGTATAACCCGGATCGGCCGCGTTGACCTTGATGCCGAAGGGCGCCGCCGCCTTGGCAAACGACACGGTAACGGCATTGAGCGCTGTCTTGGACGAATTATAGCCAAGCGCATTGATCTTGTAGAACTGGTTTTGCGGGTCGAGCAGAGCCTGGAGCGAGCCGAGTTCGCTGCTCAGCATGACGACGCGTCCCGCGCCGGATGCCTTGAGCAGGGGCAGCGCCGCCTGAGTCATGCGGATCGGCCCGAACGTATTCACCTCGTAGACGGCTTTTACGACGTCGATCGGCTCATCGAAGGGCTGGTGCGTAAAGCTGTCGGCGACACCGGCATTGTTGACGAGCGCGTCGAGATGGTCGGTCTGCCGGCGGAGTTCCGCAATCGCCGAGGTGACGCTTTCGTTGCTGGTGACGTCGAGTTGCAGGACATGCGCGTCGAGCCCCTGGTCGCGCAGTTTCCGGACGGCGTCCTCACCGCGGCCGACATCGCAGCTTTCACCGCCACTTCAAGGACGTGACTGCCATGAGCCCGATCCAGTACCAGAAGAGCATTCGCCTGCACGAAGCCCGCCGCCGGCTGCTGGCGGAAGCGGGCGATACGGCGCGTGTTGCCTTTTCGGTCGGCTAAGAAAGCGTCACCCAGTTCAGCCGCGAATATTCCCGACAGTTCGGCGCCTCGCCGGCCCGCGATGTCGGGCGCCTGCGCGACCGGATGGCTGGCGATATCGAGCTGGTCGAAGGTTGATAAAAAAAAGCCCGAAGTAATGCTCCGGGCTTTGATGTCACGAACGGACGCTGTTTACAGCGTGCCCTTGCGCTGCTGCACCATCATGAAGGTGTCGTAGCTGTATTCGGCGATCTGGTTCCAGAGATAGCCTTCCTTCTTGAAGGCCTGCTGGCTGTCGTAGATCTTCTTGAAGGCGGCGTTCTTGGCGTTGAGTTCGGCATAGACTTCGAGCGCAGCCTTGTAGCTGGCTTCGAGGATTTCCGGGCTGAACGGCTTCAGGACCGCACCTTCCGAAACAAGCTGACGCAGCGCCTTGGCGTTGCTGGTGTCGTAGCGGGAGAGCATGTTCTGGTTGGCATTGGCGCATGCATCCTTGATCATGCGCTGGTAGCTCTTCGGAAGGGCGTTGAACTTTTCCTTGTTCATGAAGGCGTGGACGGCCGGGCCACCTTCCCACCAGGCCGGATAATAATAGTACTTCGCGACCTTCACGAAACCGAGCTTCTGGTCGTCATAGGGACCGACGAATTCCGTGGCGTCGATCGTGCCTTTTTCGAGCGCCGCATAGACGTCGCCGCCGGCAATCTGCTGCGGCGTGACGCCGAGTTTCTGCATCACCTGGCCCGCGAGGCCGGCAATCCGCATCTTCAGGCCCTTCAGGTCTTCGATCGTGTTGATTTCCTTACGGTACCAACCACCCATCTGGGCACCGGTATTGCCGGCCGGCAGCGCGAAGAGATTGTAGCTGCCCAGGAAGTCGTTGAGCAGCTCGTTACCGCCGCCGACCGAGAACCATGCATTGGTCTGGCGGGCGTTGAGACCGAACGGAACGGCGGTACCGAGCGCAAACGTCGGATCCTTGCCGATATAGTAATAGGCGCAGGTATGCGCCATTTCGACAGTGCCGTTGGAAACGGCATCCGCCGCTTGCAGCGGCGGCACGATTTCGCCGGCGGCAAAGGTGTGGATCGTAAAGTTGCCGTCCGACGCTTCCTTGACGCTTTCGGCGATGTCGGTGGCCGCGGACCAGAGAATGTCGGTATTCTTGGTGAACGACGAGGTCATCCGCCAGGTGATCTTCGGAGATTCCTGGGCAATGGCAGGCGCTGCGAGCGCGGTCGCTGCAGCGGCGCCCACGCCGGCGGTCGCTGCCTGCCGGAAGAAGTTTCTGCGGTTCATGGGATCTATGCCTTCTAAACTTTGGGAGGTGCCCGGATTTTGGCCCGCGCGGAGCAGCTCATAGTCCTTTCATTTCGGGAACGGCAAGAAAAAAATCCAGAAGATTACGCTGCGCCGCAGCAAACCTTTCCGGATATTGCGTGACGCCTTCCCGCTGTCTTTCGATCGCGGGGAGGCAGAAATCCCTTGAAGTTTTCAAGCGGGGCTTTAGTTTAGAACAATTCTAATAAGAGGTTTTTCATGCTCGCCCGTCTTCTTTCCAGTTCCAAGCGCCCATTCGCCTCCCTCGACGAGAAGGAAATCCTGGCGCTCGCCATCGCTTCGGAAGAGGAGGATGCGCGGATCTATCTCGCTTATGCGGACAATCTCAAGGATCAGTTTCCCGCATCTGCCAAGGTGTTCGAAGACATGGCGGAGGTCGAGCAGACCCATAAGAACATGCTGATCGAGATGTTCCGCTCACGCTTCGGCGAGCGCATCCCGCTGATCCGCCGCGAACATGTGCGTGGCTTCTACGAACGCAAACCGGATTGGCTGACCCGCAACCTATCGCTCGACACCATCCGGGAACAGGCGGAAGCCATGGAGCAACAGGCTTTCCGGTTTTATACCGAAGCTGTAAAGCAGGTTTCCGACGCCTCGACGCGGCAGCTGCTCGGCGATCTGGCGATTGCCGAACAGGGGCACGAGGATATCGCCCGCATGCTCGGCGACAAGCACGTGACCGACGACGTGAAGACCGAGGAAGACGAAACCGCCCGCCGCCAGTTCATCCTCACTTATGTGCAACCCGGTCTCGCAGGATTGATGGACGGCTCGGTCTCGACGCTGGCGCCGATCTTTGCAGCGGCCTTTGCGACCGGCGACACTTGGTCGACCTTCCTGATCGGCCTGTCGGCCTCAGTCGGTGCCGGCATTTCCATGGGCTTTACCGAAGCCGCCCACGACGACGGCAAGATTTCCGGACGCGGTTCGCCGATCAAGCGTGGGTTTGCCTCCGGCATCATGACGGCGCTCGGCGGCCTCGGCCACACGCTGCCTTACCTCATCCCGCATTTCTGGACCGCGACGATCGTCGCCGCGATCATCGTCTTCTTCGAACTCTGGGCGATCGCCTTCATCCAGAACCGCTACATGGAAACGCCCTTCCTGAGAGCCGTCGTCCAGGTGGTGTTCGGCGGATCGCTGGTGCTGGCCGCAGGTATCTTGATCGGGAATGGGTGAGAAGCGATCGGGCGGAGCCCGAGCAATCGATCCGGTGAATCGATTGCAGCTTCGAACGCCCTGAGCCCAAAGCGAAGGGCCGGGATCCGGTGCGGCACATTCCCTGAGCTCAAACGCGCGGTCAGGAATCTGCTGAGGAGGCCTCACGCCGCCTGTTGCGGCACCCTGACCCGGGGCACCTCGAGCGAAAACACCGCGCCGCCGTCGTTGTGGGTAGTGAAATGCCCGCCGAGCTGTTTGACGAAATTGGCAATCAGTTTGCTGCCCATGCCGCCGGTCCGATTGAAGGCCTCGATGCCGGGACCGTCGTCGCGGATGACGAGGCTCAGATTGTCGTCGTCTTCGCGGAGTTCGACCGAGAGCTTGCCGCTTTGACGACCGATAAAGGCATATTTGAACGAGTTGGAAACGACCTCGTTGATGATCATCCCAAGTGGCAAAGCCTGTTCGCGATCGACAGTGAGCGTCTGCAGCCTGAGATCGAGCACGACGGGCGTCTCGTAGCCCGAGGCGATGTCGGTGATCAGCTTGGTGGCATAGGGCGCCACCTCGACCTGTTCGAACTGGTCGTTCTGGTAGATTTGCTCGTGCACGGCGATCATCGCCGCGATGCGCCTCGTCATGTCGTCGCGCGCATCGACCGGCAATGCCTGCAGCCGCACGAGCGCCAGCACCGCCTGGAGATTGTTCTTCACCCGGTGATGAATTTCCCGCAGCAGGAAACGGTTGCGCTCCACCGCCTGCTCCAGTTCCTCGTTGCGGACGGCGGTCCGGTAGAGAAGGCGGTTGATCCAGAAGGCGCCGAGGACCAGCAGAGCCATCAACGGCAGCATGACCAGCGTGTCCGAAAAGAGATTGCGCCAGAACTGGTCGAGAATTTCCTCCTGTGCGATTGCCGCAAGGGCGATGAGCGGCCAACCGGAGACCTTCCAGAAGGCGACGATGCGGGCATGACCGTCGATCGGCGAGACCGGACTATGGTAGAAGCCGGAGGGCATTTGACGCGTCATCGGATACCATGCGGTCGTGCTGAGATCGATCGGGCGCGTTGTCGCCGGACGTCGAGCAATCAGCCAGCCGTCGTCCCTGATGATCAGAATCGTGGAGTTCGGCCCAAGCCCCATCGAGGCCCAGAAACCGTCCAGGCTCTCGTTCGGGATGGTAATGCTGGCGACGCCCCGGAAAATCCCGTCCCGGTCGATCCGCCGTGCGACGGTGAAGGATGGTTTGCCGGCACGTTCGTTGTCGAGCAGCCGGGTGAAAGTCAGCTCCTGGCCATCCTTCAGCCTCGCGAAA
This region includes:
- a CDS encoding TRAP transporter substrate-binding protein → MNRRNFFRQAATAGVGAAAATALAAPAIAQESPKITWRMTSSFTKNTDILWSAATDIAESVKEASDGNFTIHTFAAGEIVPPLQAADAVSNGTVEMAHTCAYYYIGKDPTFALGTAVPFGLNARQTNAWFSVGGGNELLNDFLGSYNLFALPAGNTGAQMGGWYRKEINTIEDLKGLKMRIAGLAGQVMQKLGVTPQQIAGGDVYAALEKGTIDATEFVGPYDDQKLGFVKVAKYYYYPAWWEGGPAVHAFMNKEKFNALPKSYQRMIKDACANANQNMLSRYDTSNAKALRQLVSEGAVLKPFSPEILEASYKAALEVYAELNAKNAAFKKIYDSQQAFKKEGYLWNQIAEYSYDTFMMVQQRKGTL
- a CDS encoding sensor histidine kinase codes for the protein MRDEVKTGLPRAARVTRPALPILLTGVFALVLLAVAGLIVLENYRNALKEGEARALSSAHVVAAHLEWMIEASDQALRRIETEVGDRPIDASPNLAADLSRAVGQLPAGFQYSLLDDAGVIRFSSAGGDVIGNVSDNQSERAYFARLKDGQELTFTRLLDNERAGKPSFTVARRIDRDGIFRGVASITIPNESLDGFWASMGLGPNSTILIIRDDGWLIARRPATTRPIDLSTTAWYPMTRQMPSGFYHSPVSPIDGHARIVAFWKVSGWPLIALAAIAQEEILDQFWRNLFSDTLVMLPLMALLVLGAFWINRLLYRTAVRNEELEQAVERNRFLLREIHHRVKNNLQAVLALVRLQALPVDARDDMTRRIAAMIAVHEQIYQNDQFEQVEVAPYATKLITDIASGYETPVVLDLRLQTLTVDREQALPLGMIINEVVSNSFKYAFIGRQSGKLSVELREDDDNLSLVIRDDGPGIEAFNRTGGMGSKLIANFVKQLGGHFTTHNDGGAVFSLEVPRVRVPQQAA
- the mbfA gene encoding iron exporter MbfA, which encodes MLARLLSSSKRPFASLDEKEILALAIASEEEDARIYLAYADNLKDQFPASAKVFEDMAEVEQTHKNMLIEMFRSRFGERIPLIRREHVRGFYERKPDWLTRNLSLDTIREQAEAMEQQAFRFYTEAVKQVSDASTRQLLGDLAIAEQGHEDIARMLGDKHVTDDVKTEEDETARRQFILTYVQPGLAGLMDGSVSTLAPIFAAAFATGDTWSTFLIGLSASVGAGISMGFTEAAHDDGKISGRGSPIKRGFASGIMTALGGLGHTLPYLIPHFWTATIVAAIIVFFELWAIAFIQNRYMETPFLRAVVQVVFGGSLVLAAGILIGNG
- a CDS encoding SDR family NAD(P)-dependent oxidoreductase; the encoded protein is MRDQGLDAHVLQLDVTSNESVTSAIAELRRQTDHLDALVNNAGVADSFTHQPFDEPIDVVKAVYEVNTFGPIRMTQAALPLLKASGAGRVVMLSSELGSLQALLDPQNQFYKINALGYNSSKTALNAVTVSFAKAAAPFGIKVNAADPGYTKTDMNGHSGYRTVEQAAEAPVRLATLGPDGPTAGYFFDDQTLPW